In Ignavibacteriales bacterium, the following are encoded in one genomic region:
- a CDS encoding class I SAM-dependent methyltransferase, whose product MGSSTKIHLKKLLSFLSNPGMDSDALNLLRTRQRIACEKTAAYIEEKLPLAKPFKNGKDLLEYALSSTLNDGLYCEFGVYKGETINFIADRINGRTVYGFDSFEGLPENWKFDMPKGTFKIDGPPRVRNNVKLIIGLYENTLNDFFSRQNDDCAFVHIDCDLYSSTRTVFESLGDKIKNGTIIVFDEYFNYPGWENGEFKAFREYVKQKNIEYEYLGYCYLWRQAAVIIK is encoded by the coding sequence ATGGGATCTTCTACTAAAATTCACCTAAAAAAGCTATTATCCTTTCTGTCAAACCCGGGAATGGATTCCGATGCCTTAAATCTTTTGAGGACAAGACAGCGGATTGCTTGCGAAAAAACGGCTGCATACATTGAAGAAAAGCTTCCTCTTGCAAAACCATTTAAGAATGGAAAAGATCTATTAGAATATGCTCTTTCCAGCACACTAAACGATGGACTTTATTGTGAATTTGGGGTATATAAGGGTGAGACTATAAATTTTATCGCGGATAGGATTAATGGCAGAACAGTTTACGGCTTTGACTCATTCGAAGGTCTCCCGGAAAACTGGAAATTTGATATGCCGAAAGGAACATTTAAGATCGATGGACCTCCCAGAGTGAGAAACAATGTAAAGCTGATTATCGGCTTATATGAAAACACTCTTAATGATTTTTTTAGCCGGCAAAATGATGATTGTGCTTTCGTACATATCGATTGTGATCTATATTCCTCTACCAGGACAGTATTTGAATCTCTCGGAGACAAGATCAAGAATGGAACAATAATAGTTTTCGACGAATATTTTAATTATCCGGGATGGGAAAATGGCGAGTTTAAAGCTTTCCGAGAATATGTAAAGCAAAAAAATATCGAATACGAATATCTTGGTTACTGCTATTTATGGCGGCAAGCTGCGGTGATAATAAAATAG
- the carB gene encoding carbamoyl-phosphate synthase large subunit produces MPKRTDIKSILIIGSGPIVIGQACEFDYSGTQAVKALKEEGYRVVLINSNPATIMTDPELADATYIEPITPYFIEKIIQKEKPDAILPTMGGQTALNAAMDLHEKGILDKYGVELIGAKIPAIRKAESREEFNNAMIKIGLEVAKGKFVHSFEEAEKFVEEIGFPVIIRPSFTLGGTGGGTAYNIEEFENFVNRGLNASPVTQVLIEESLIGWKEFELEVMRDKNDDFVVICAIENFDPMGVHTGDSITVAPAQTLSDKQYQKLRDAAKKIISEIGVETGGSNIQFAVHPETGRIIIIEMNPRVSRSSALASKATGFPIARIAAKLAVGYTLDEIPNDITKTTPSCFEPVIDYVVVKIPRWDFDKFQSTSPDSDVLGVQMKSVGEAMSFGRNFKEAFQKAIRSLETGRGGLGADGKDVYPSEYLLEVKGDEKKDLIEKVLGKLKIPRNDNIFYLRYAFLLGVDIEQIYEATKIDRWFLYQIREITDLEKELYSYSL; encoded by the coding sequence ATGCCCAAAAGAACCGATATTAAATCCATTCTCATTATAGGAAGCGGACCCATTGTTATAGGTCAGGCTTGCGAATTCGATTATTCCGGTACTCAGGCAGTAAAAGCCCTTAAAGAAGAAGGCTACCGCGTAGTGCTCATCAATTCAAATCCCGCGACCATAATGACCGATCCTGAACTTGCCGACGCGACATACATCGAACCCATTACACCTTACTTCATAGAAAAGATAATCCAGAAAGAAAAACCCGATGCCATACTGCCCACAATGGGCGGACAGACTGCGCTCAATGCCGCGATGGACCTGCACGAAAAAGGCATTCTGGATAAATACGGTGTCGAACTCATCGGCGCGAAGATACCCGCCATCCGAAAAGCCGAATCACGCGAAGAGTTTAATAACGCCATGATAAAGATCGGGCTCGAGGTCGCCAAAGGAAAGTTCGTTCATTCATTCGAGGAGGCGGAAAAGTTTGTCGAAGAGATCGGTTTCCCCGTTATCATTCGCCCGTCGTTCACTCTGGGCGGTACAGGCGGCGGTACAGCTTACAATATAGAAGAGTTTGAGAATTTCGTAAACCGCGGGCTTAATGCATCACCTGTAACACAGGTTCTTATCGAGGAATCACTCATCGGTTGGAAAGAGTTCGAGCTAGAGGTAATGCGCGATAAGAATGATGACTTCGTTGTTATCTGCGCTATCGAAAACTTCGACCCTATGGGCGTGCATACGGGAGATTCCATTACCGTCGCTCCTGCGCAGACGCTCAGCGATAAGCAATATCAAAAGCTCCGCGACGCCGCTAAAAAAATTATTTCCGAGATCGGCGTGGAGACGGGCGGCTCAAATATACAATTTGCAGTTCACCCGGAGACGGGACGCATCATTATCATCGAGATGAATCCCCGTGTTTCTCGAAGCTCCGCTCTCGCGTCTAAGGCAACCGGGTTTCCTATTGCGCGCATCGCCGCTAAACTTGCAGTCGGCTACACGCTCGATGAAATTCCCAATGACATCACAAAGACCACGCCGTCCTGCTTCGAACCCGTGATAGATTACGTCGTCGTAAAAATTCCCCGGTGGGATTTCGATAAGTTCCAATCGACAAGCCCCGATAGCGACGTGCTTGGCGTGCAGATGAAATCTGTAGGCGAGGCTATGTCTTTCGGACGTAACTTTAAAGAAGCATTCCAAAAAGCTATCCGCTCGCTCGAAACGGGAAGGGGAGGCCTCGGCGCTGATGGAAAAGATGTTTACCCTTCCGAATACCTGCTCGAAGTAAAAGGAGACGAAAAAAAGGATCTCATCGAAAAAGTTCTCGGTAAATTAAAGATTCCCCGCAACGATAATATCTTCTATCTGCGGTATGCCTTCCTCCTCGGAGTAGATATAGAGCAGATCTACGAAGCCACAAAGATCGACCGCTGGTTCCTTTATCAGATTCGTGAGATCACCGACCTGGAAAAAGAACTCTATAGCTATTCGCTTTAG
- a CDS encoding T9SS type A sorting domain-containing protein, producing MVRKLFTVLLFIVLASGVSFAGSNPYALIFESVTIPSAPNIQSFVFAQSNGKWLIIGGRTNGLHGFTPQTAFPPQYQNKYAYVIDPGSGQVWSRELALDLSFSQADPLRSTNQQYVQVGNNLYVTGGYGLDSNSGQLVTFGKLSVIDVDGMINAVVSGTTMSPYVKQLNDSRVRVTGGEMAYMNGFVYLVGGHNFNGVYFNTGQGNNNQVYTNAYKKFHVNVAGSTVSIADYVETVDTVNFHRRDYNLVPAIKPDGSEYLIVYGGVFKYGINRPFQTPIELDNSGATVDSFEEQLNQYTTANMNLFDSTTNDMYTMIFGGMGLYYYDTAGSSIEMDTLVPFTKDITLMTRNVAGNYSETRYPVRMPGFLGSNAKFIPNPNLPTYDNGVIKFRSLNSLTLAGYIFGGIKATDPNPGTGSMGSTSASDVILKVYIRPSWVDIHNISGEVPSGYKLSQNYPNPFNPSTNIAFDITKPDFVKLAVYNSLGQKVAELVNKELSAGSYEVTWNAGDIAGGVYFYRLETGSFSETKKMVVVK from the coding sequence ATGGTAAGGAAATTATTCACTGTATTGTTATTCATTGTTCTTGCTTCGGGGGTTTCATTTGCAGGGAGCAATCCCTACGCTTTAATCTTTGAATCGGTCACGATACCTTCTGCGCCGAATATACAATCATTTGTATTCGCGCAGTCGAATGGTAAGTGGCTCATTATAGGCGGAAGGACTAACGGGCTGCATGGATTTACGCCCCAGACGGCTTTTCCGCCGCAATATCAAAATAAATACGCTTATGTAATAGATCCCGGTTCGGGACAGGTGTGGTCGAGAGAGCTTGCGCTGGATCTGAGCTTTTCTCAAGCTGACCCGCTTCGCTCGACGAATCAGCAGTATGTGCAGGTTGGAAATAATCTTTATGTCACCGGGGGTTATGGACTCGACAGTAATAGCGGACAGCTTGTTACGTTTGGAAAACTTTCTGTTATAGATGTCGACGGTATGATCAATGCGGTTGTTAGCGGCACCACTATGTCACCCTATGTAAAACAGCTCAATGACAGCCGTGTCCGTGTGACCGGCGGCGAGATGGCTTACATGAACGGATTTGTATACCTTGTTGGCGGTCATAATTTCAACGGCGTTTACTTCAATACAGGACAGGGAAATAATAACCAGGTTTACACGAATGCTTACAAAAAATTCCACGTTAATGTAGCCGGAAGTACCGTGAGCATTGCCGATTATGTGGAAACCGTCGATACGGTCAATTTTCATAGAAGGGATTACAATCTTGTTCCTGCTATCAAACCCGATGGCTCCGAGTATCTAATAGTTTACGGCGGTGTATTCAAATATGGTATTAACCGTCCGTTCCAAACGCCGATCGAACTCGATAATTCCGGGGCTACTGTCGATTCATTCGAGGAACAGCTAAATCAGTACACGACTGCTAATATGAATCTTTTTGACAGTACAACGAACGACATGTACACAATGATCTTCGGAGGAATGGGCTTATACTATTATGATACGGCTGGAAGCTCGATAGAGATGGACACACTGGTACCGTTTACGAAAGATATTACACTTATGACCAGGAACGTTGCCGGAAATTATTCCGAAACGCGATACCCGGTACGTATGCCCGGATTTCTCGGCTCGAATGCAAAGTTCATCCCGAATCCGAACCTTCCTACGTATGATAACGGCGTGATCAAGTTCAGATCGCTAAATTCACTTACCCTGGCAGGATACATATTCGGAGGAATAAAAGCTACCGATCCAAATCCCGGAACAGGCTCTATGGGAAGTACTTCAGCCAGTGATGTGATCTTAAAAGTTTATATTAGACCGTCATGGGTTGACATACATAATATATCCGGCGAGGTCCCATCGGGTTACAAACTTTCACAGAACTATCCGAACCCGTTTAACCCGTCGACCAATATCGCATTCGATATAACGAAACCGGATTTCGTCAAGCTTGCGGTTTACAATTCACTCGGACAAAAAGTTGCCGAGCTCGTGAACAAAGAACTTTCCGCGGGAAGCTACGAAGTCACGTGGAATGCAGGCGACATCGCCGGCGGTGTTTACTTTTACCGTCTGGAAACAGGATCGTTCAGCGAAACAAAGAAAATGGTAGTAGTGAAATAA
- a CDS encoding deoxyhypusine synthase codes for MATKQDYLKETIEHIDIKKHNVVPIVDDMKNMAFSARDLATAAEYYDMMLSDERCSVILCLAGSLISAGLKNVIVDMVRNNMVDAIVSTGANIVDQDFFEGLGYKHYKGSQFADDNELRELMIDRIYDTYIDEEDLRECDMTIANICDTLERRPYSSREFIWEMGKYLSEHGKNKDSIVLACYENNVPIFCPAFSDCSAGFGFVHHQYNNPDSHVSLDSAKDFLELTKIKLEAFETGLYMIGGGVPKNFAQDIVVAAEILDKDVPMHKYAVQITVADDRDGALSGSTLKEASSWGKVDMTYEQMVYSEATLAMPLISGYAYHKGNWKNRKKREFQKMFLKEVTTA; via the coding sequence ATGGCAACGAAACAGGATTATCTAAAGGAGACCATCGAACATATAGACATAAAAAAACATAATGTTGTGCCTATAGTGGACGACATGAAGAACATGGCTTTTTCGGCAAGAGACCTGGCTACGGCGGCTGAGTATTATGATATGATGCTGAGCGACGAGAGATGCTCCGTGATATTGTGCCTGGCGGGATCGCTGATCTCCGCGGGGCTGAAGAACGTCATCGTGGACATGGTGAGGAATAATATGGTGGATGCTATCGTATCGACCGGCGCGAATATAGTGGACCAGGATTTTTTCGAAGGGCTGGGATATAAGCATTACAAGGGGTCACAGTTCGCAGACGATAACGAACTGCGCGAGCTGATGATAGACAGGATATACGATACATACATCGACGAGGAAGACCTGCGCGAGTGCGATATGACCATCGCGAACATCTGCGACACTCTGGAGAGGAGACCCTACTCTTCCCGCGAGTTCATCTGGGAAATGGGTAAGTATCTTTCCGAACACGGTAAGAACAAGGATTCGATAGTGCTGGCGTGTTACGAAAACAACGTGCCGATCTTCTGCCCGGCGTTTTCGGACTGCTCGGCGGGATTCGGCTTCGTGCATCACCAGTATAATAATCCGGACTCACATGTGTCACTCGATTCGGCGAAGGACTTCCTGGAACTGACGAAGATAAAGCTGGAAGCGTTCGAGACTGGGCTATACATGATAGGCGGAGGCGTACCGAAGAACTTTGCACAGGACATAGTAGTCGCGGCGGAGATACTGGATAAGGACGTGCCGATGCATAAGTACGCGGTTCAGATCACAGTGGCTGACGACAGGGACGGCGCGCTTTCTGGATCTACGCTCAAGGAAGCGAGTTCATGGGGCAAGGTAGATATGACCTATGAGCAGATGGTATATTCTGAAGCCACGCTGGCGATGCCGTTGATATCAGGTTACGCTTACCACAAGGGTAACTGGAAGAATAGGAAGAAGAGGGAATTTCAGAAGATGTTCCTGAAGGAAGTGACGACGGCGTAG
- the ispG gene encoding (E)-4-hydroxy-3-methylbut-2-enyl-diphosphate synthase — MELETISNSKKYCNDLTSYSRFKTREVRIGNVPLGGNNPIRLQSMTTTDTMDTIATVEQSIRMIEAGSEYVRITAPSKNEAENLLNIKNELRKRGYDTPLIADIHFTPNAAEIAARIVEKVRVNPGNYADKKKFQVYNYTDDHYKQELDRIREKFTPLVKICKEYGTAMRIGTNHGSLSDRIMSRYGDTPLGMVESAMEFVRICEDNDYHEIVLSMKASNPIVMVQAYRLLLNKMLDEGMNYPVHIGVTEAGDGEDGRVKSALGIGTLLEDGIGDTVRVSLTEEPEFEIPVCRELVDRYEKRAGHKYIPPVVNYDLDPFNYTRRKSNAIDNIGGTHVPVVVLTPPDKDLKSPENFSAIGYDYDPALDKWNIGDMAPDYIYLGDRDIKFELPGSLKRIYNFDKWNSLENKTDSFPLFTSGQFLDIGARSEKINFVSINADDVYNTTLIEALRSTGNVVLILSSDNEHAMPEMRRAFIELNEKVIDAPVIIKRSYETGDDEFVLYASTDAGGLFVDGLGDGIWLESSAASPGIVNRIAFGILQASRTRISKTEYISCPSCGRTLFDLQETTAMIRGRTSHLKGVKIAIMGCIVNGPGEMADADYGYVGSGPGKITLYKGKEVVKRGVNSENALDELIGLIKDNGDWIDPAA, encoded by the coding sequence ATGGAACTGGAAACAATATCGAATTCCAAAAAATACTGCAACGACCTTACATCTTATTCCCGCTTTAAAACACGTGAAGTACGTATAGGAAACGTGCCTCTCGGCGGAAATAACCCGATACGTCTGCAGTCGATGACCACCACCGATACGATGGATACTATTGCCACCGTCGAGCAGTCCATACGAATGATCGAGGCGGGAAGTGAGTATGTCCGCATTACCGCTCCCAGCAAAAACGAAGCCGAAAACCTTCTCAATATTAAAAACGAACTCCGCAAACGCGGTTACGATACACCGCTCATCGCTGATATACATTTTACGCCTAACGCCGCGGAGATAGCCGCGCGCATCGTGGAAAAGGTCCGAGTCAATCCAGGCAATTACGCCGATAAGAAGAAGTTTCAGGTATATAATTATACTGACGATCATTACAAACAGGAGCTCGACCGCATCCGGGAAAAGTTCACACCGCTCGTAAAGATATGTAAAGAGTACGGCACAGCCATGCGTATCGGGACAAACCACGGTTCGCTCTCCGACAGGATAATGAGCCGTTACGGTGATACCCCGCTTGGCATGGTGGAGTCCGCGATGGAGTTTGTTCGTATTTGTGAGGATAATGATTATCATGAGATAGTTCTCTCGATGAAAGCTAGTAACCCGATTGTTATGGTGCAGGCATACCGCCTTCTGCTCAATAAAATGCTCGATGAAGGTATGAATTATCCCGTCCACATTGGCGTTACCGAGGCAGGTGACGGCGAGGACGGAAGGGTTAAATCCGCGCTCGGTATAGGTACTTTGCTGGAAGACGGCATTGGGGATACGGTTCGCGTTTCGCTTACCGAGGAGCCGGAGTTTGAGATTCCCGTCTGCCGTGAACTCGTCGACAGGTATGAAAAACGCGCCGGCCATAAGTACATCCCGCCGGTCGTTAATTACGATCTCGACCCGTTTAATTATACAAGAAGGAAGTCCAATGCAATTGATAATATCGGCGGTACGCACGTACCGGTTGTGGTACTTACCCCGCCGGATAAAGATTTGAAAAGCCCGGAAAATTTTTCCGCTATTGGATACGATTACGATCCGGCTCTCGACAAATGGAACATCGGGGATATGGCGCCCGATTATATTTACCTGGGAGATCGTGATATAAAGTTTGAACTGCCCGGCTCCTTAAAAAGGATATACAACTTTGATAAATGGAATTCACTCGAAAACAAAACTGATTCGTTCCCGCTCTTTACATCGGGGCAATTCCTCGATATCGGAGCCCGTTCCGAAAAAATAAATTTCGTCTCCATAAATGCGGATGATGTTTACAACACCACACTGATCGAAGCATTGAGATCCACCGGTAATGTTGTTCTTATTTTGAGCTCCGACAATGAGCATGCAATGCCCGAAATGAGAAGAGCATTTATCGAACTTAATGAAAAAGTTATAGATGCCCCGGTAATTATAAAACGTTCTTATGAAACAGGCGATGATGAGTTTGTGCTTTACGCATCCACCGACGCGGGAGGTTTGTTTGTCGACGGGCTCGGTGATGGTATCTGGCTTGAGTCATCCGCCGCTTCTCCGGGAATAGTAAACAGGATAGCATTCGGTATCTTGCAGGCGTCGCGCACCCGCATCTCAAAGACAGAATATATCTCATGTCCCTCATGCGGGAGAACTTTATTCGATCTGCAGGAGACAACCGCTATGATCCGCGGCAGGACCAGCCATCTAAAGGGAGTGAAGATAGCTATCATGGGATGTATTGTGAACGGACCAGGTGAAATGGCAGATGCTGATTATGGGTATGTCGGCAGCGGTCCGGGAAAAATAACATTGTACAAGGGGAAAGAGGTCGTAAAAAGAGGCGTTAATTCCGAAAACGCACTCGACGAACTCATTGGTCTTATAAAAGATAACGGCGATTGGATAGATCCGGCCGCCTAA
- a CDS encoding T9SS type A sorting domain-containing protein, whose translation MNSAFKFILFISLTFLFVKDAFPGTDPFTIELEQVPVMNVPTLQSFCYAKSNGKWLLLAGRTNGLHSFTTSPSFPSWFQNRTMYVYDVATGQVWSRSVYQDLSLDLADRLSSTNANYEQVGNKLYIAGGYGLDSTADSITTFGCMTVIDIQETIDAVINNQSIASHIRTVEDSRLINTGGELQYKDGYLYLYAGQRFYGDYLSPYSVQYYNYTYSKFQVTDNGSAIGITNFTLYTDTANLRRRDLNFLDAIYPDGSPYFANYGAVFTESTLPWLDPVYVNDTGYAVDNSFSQLFQQYDCGTLTMFDSTNGSLYTVFFGGLSYYYYDTVISQVVQDSAVPFVHDITYITRLSDGTSNQNILPVRMPDLLGTEARVITDSTVPNYSNWVIKFASLTGRTLVGYFYGGILADTANFGNSTTNGNIYAVYVTPTSIGINNISSEIPDGYELSQNYPNPFNPSTKIRFAVPRSSYVRLNVYNALGQKVSELLKKPLSPGTYEVDWQAQNFSAGVYFYTIEADGFTQTRKMVLVK comes from the coding sequence ATGAACTCTGCTTTTAAATTTATTCTTTTCATTTCCCTTACTTTTTTATTCGTAAAAGATGCCTTTCCCGGTACTGATCCCTTTACCATCGAACTGGAACAGGTACCTGTGATGAATGTGCCGACGCTCCAGTCATTCTGTTATGCAAAATCGAACGGGAAGTGGCTCCTGCTTGCTGGCAGGACTAACGGTCTTCACAGTTTTACCACGTCACCGTCTTTTCCGTCATGGTTCCAGAATAGAACGATGTATGTGTATGACGTTGCAACGGGTCAGGTCTGGTCCAGGAGCGTTTACCAGGATCTATCGCTCGACCTGGCGGACCGGCTCAGCTCTACAAACGCAAATTACGAGCAGGTTGGGAATAAGCTCTATATCGCGGGCGGTTACGGGCTCGACAGCACGGCTGATTCGATCACGACATTCGGATGTATGACGGTGATAGATATTCAGGAGACCATCGACGCTGTTATCAATAACCAGTCTATTGCATCTCACATAAGAACGGTAGAGGATTCACGGCTTATAAATACCGGCGGTGAGCTGCAATACAAGGATGGTTATCTTTATCTATATGCCGGGCAGAGGTTTTACGGCGACTATCTAAGCCCGTACAGTGTTCAGTATTACAATTACACTTACTCCAAATTCCAGGTCACCGATAACGGGTCGGCTATAGGAATAACCAACTTTACTTTATACACCGATACGGCAAATCTCCGGCGGCGCGATCTTAATTTTCTGGACGCGATCTACCCGGACGGTTCGCCCTACTTCGCGAATTACGGCGCGGTGTTTACCGAATCCACACTGCCGTGGCTGGACCCCGTTTACGTGAATGATACCGGGTACGCCGTGGATAATAGTTTTTCGCAACTATTCCAGCAGTACGACTGCGGTACGCTGACGATGTTCGACAGCACTAACGGAAGTCTGTACACGGTATTTTTCGGCGGACTTAGCTATTACTATTATGACACCGTTATAAGCCAGGTCGTGCAGGACTCGGCTGTTCCTTTCGTGCATGATATTACTTACATTACCAGGTTGTCGGACGGTACATCTAACCAGAACATACTTCCCGTAAGAATGCCGGACCTGCTTGGCACGGAAGCACGCGTGATAACCGACTCGACGGTTCCGAACTACAGCAACTGGGTAATAAAATTTGCATCGCTCACGGGCAGGACACTCGTCGGCTATTTCTATGGGGGTATCCTCGCCGATACCGCTAACTTTGGTAACAGCACCACAAACGGAAATATATACGCGGTGTATGTAACCCCAACATCGATAGGAATAAATAACATATCGTCGGAAATACCGGACGGGTACGAGCTTTCGCAGAACTATCCGAACCCGTTCAATCCTTCGACCAAAATACGGTTTGCTGTGCCGAGGTCGAGCTATGTAAGGCTCAATGTATATAACGCTCTCGGGCAAAAGGTCAGCGAACTGCTGAAGAAACCGCTCTCGCCGGGCACGTACGAGGTGGACTGGCAGGCGCAGAATTTCTCCGCGGGAGTCTATTTTTACACGATCGAGGCGGACGGCTTCACGCAGACTAGAAAGATGGTGCTGGTGAAGTAG
- a CDS encoding rhomboid family intramembrane serine protease yields MYKRRGFGGRLLPQVIKYLLVTNITIFILDNFFFTNLSVGNVNLGEAFMKNFALWPISSGLFRPWQLVTYMFMHAGFMHIFINMFVLWMFGFELETVWGSKKFFWYYMMCGVGAGLANLLIAPLFTTVAPTVGASGAIYGVLAAFAFLFPNRPIYLYFFIPIKAKYLIILYMVMDLVSVIGQADTGIAHIAHLGGAVVGIIYLLITRKTSRGNFFTDVNRGSGRFSSQFSSSGKKKESTFGNWQNGGTTSRKVHIKEDDYGEVEEHDYKKEIDDNEKTAQEKIDAILDKLSEGGYQSLTEEEKKVLFQESKKLR; encoded by the coding sequence ATGTATAAACGCAGAGGCTTCGGCGGCAGACTCCTACCGCAGGTGATCAAGTACCTTCTTGTTACTAACATTACCATTTTTATTCTCGATAATTTCTTCTTTACAAACCTCTCCGTTGGGAATGTAAATCTCGGTGAAGCGTTCATGAAGAATTTTGCTCTATGGCCGATAAGCTCCGGCTTATTCAGACCATGGCAGTTAGTAACGTATATGTTCATGCATGCCGGTTTTATGCACATCTTTATCAATATGTTCGTGCTGTGGATGTTCGGATTTGAACTTGAGACTGTATGGGGTTCTAAAAAGTTTTTCTGGTACTATATGATGTGTGGAGTGGGAGCAGGTCTTGCTAATCTTTTGATCGCCCCGCTTTTTACGACTGTTGCCCCGACTGTCGGTGCTTCCGGTGCGATATACGGTGTGCTCGCCGCGTTCGCATTCCTCTTTCCCAATAGACCGATCTATCTTTATTTCTTTATCCCGATAAAGGCAAAGTATCTTATAATTTTGTATATGGTGATGGATCTTGTATCGGTGATAGGACAGGCGGATACGGGTATTGCTCACATTGCTCACCTTGGCGGCGCGGTAGTTGGTATTATTTATCTTTTAATTACAAGAAAGACGTCCAGGGGAAATTTCTTTACTGATGTTAATAGAGGGTCCGGAAGGTTTTCTTCGCAGTTTTCCTCGTCCGGCAAAAAAAAGGAGAGTACGTTCGGAAATTGGCAGAATGGGGGTACGACTTCCAGGAAAGTGCATATTAAAGAAGATGATTATGGTGAAGTAGAAGAGCACGATTATAAAAAAGAGATCGACGACAATGAAAAAACTGCGCAGGAGAAAATTGATGCTATACTCGATAAGCTAAGCGAAGGTGGATACCAGAGCCTTACCGAGGAGGAGAAGAAGGTTTTATTTCAGGAAAGTAAAAAGCTCAGATAG
- a CDS encoding 4-hydroxy-3-methylbut-2-enyl diphosphate reductase: protein MKSFDIPIFYRSPLITQIKNSRKVTDPRKKDYSPTELDFGPVKFYIARHFGFCYGVENAIEISYKAVEENPGKRIFLLSEMIHNQHVNADLNKRGVKFIMKTTGEQIIPWDELKPADVVIIPAFGTTLETEKILSDIGVDTVKYDTTCPFVEKVWNRASGLGESGYTIVVHGKYKHEETRATFSHSKENAPTIIVRDINETKVLGDYMLGKISLDEFNAIFKDRCSANFDPVSSLDHIGVVNQTTMLATETQEIANYLRDIMVQKYGEENIKDHFADTRDTLCYATHDNQRATYGLLEQNADLAIVVGGYNSSNTSHIVELCEEKLPTYYISSADKILSDNLISHFNFHTHEELTTENFLPDKTPVKIILTSGASCPDALVEEVMMKILSFYDNVRPAEELLKEFK from the coding sequence ATGAAATCATTCGACATACCGATTTTCTACAGAAGCCCGCTGATTACGCAGATAAAAAATTCGCGAAAGGTCACCGATCCGCGTAAAAAAGATTACTCCCCGACGGAACTCGACTTCGGTCCGGTAAAATTTTACATCGCCCGGCACTTCGGATTTTGCTATGGTGTCGAAAATGCCATCGAAATTTCCTACAAAGCCGTCGAGGAAAATCCCGGCAAACGGATATTTCTCCTCAGCGAAATGATACATAACCAGCACGTAAACGCCGATCTTAATAAACGCGGCGTGAAGTTCATAATGAAAACCACCGGCGAGCAGATAATCCCCTGGGACGAACTTAAACCCGCCGACGTTGTCATTATTCCTGCTTTCGGCACGACACTGGAAACCGAGAAGATCCTTTCGGACATCGGCGTGGATACCGTTAAATACGACACCACGTGCCCATTTGTGGAAAAGGTATGGAACCGCGCTTCCGGGCTCGGTGAATCCGGCTACACAATTGTCGTTCACGGCAAATACAAGCACGAAGAAACGCGCGCAACTTTCTCGCACAGCAAGGAGAACGCCCCGACAATAATCGTCCGCGACATTAATGAAACAAAGGTACTCGGCGATTACATGCTTGGCAAGATATCGCTCGATGAATTTAATGCCATTTTTAAAGACCGCTGTTCCGCTAATTTCGACCCGGTATCATCGCTCGACCATATAGGCGTCGTTAACCAGACCACCATGCTTGCCACCGAAACACAGGAGATAGCAAATTACCTCCGCGACATTATGGTTCAAAAATACGGTGAAGAAAATATTAAGGATCATTTCGCCGATACACGCGACACGCTTTGCTACGCAACGCACGATAACCAGCGCGCCACATACGGCTTGCTCGAACAGAATGCGGACCTTGCGATAGTGGTAGGCGGTTATAACAGTTCCAATACGTCTCACATAGTCGAGCTTTGCGAAGAGAAGCTTCCGACTTACTATATCTCTTCCGCCGATAAGATACTTAGCGATAATCTTATCAGCCATTTTAATTTCCACACGCACGAAGAGCTCACTACGGAGAACTTTCTCCCGGACAAAACACCCGTTAAGATTATACTCACCAGCGGGGCATCATGCCCGGACGCACTGGTCGAGGAGGTCATGATGAAGATCCTCTCCTTCTACGATAATGTCCGTCCCGCAGAAGAATTACTCAAAGAATTTAAATAA